Part of the Clostridiaceae bacterium genome, GGAGAGGCAAATATCGGGGAAGAATTCATAATGCCGGATAAAGTCAGAAATAAATTTGATTATCTTATAGCTTCTGTACATTCTGTTCCTGATGGTTACGGAGGAAGAATACCGCTCAGCAGATATTTCAGCTACCGGGGAGGATTCCGTGACAGATGGGAAAACCAGTATGACCATAGTGATCCAATGAAATATCTTTATTGGGCGCTTAACGATGTAGAAAACTTTTTTAGGGAACATAAGCCGGATATATATGGACATCCCACTGTATTACCATTCTATGAAGATATGTTAAATGATTCTCAGGAAATAATTGACTGGGAGAAATCAATTGTATCTTTATGCCGAAAATATAATGTTGCCCTTGAGTTATCCGGACTATGGCGTGCTCCCAATGAACGTGTAGTACAGCTGGCAATTCAGGAAGGGGTAAAAATATCCCTTGGATCTGATTGCCATAGAGTTGACGGTGTATGTGATCTGGACTATCCACTTATGATTGTAGATAAGCTAGAAATCACAGAAGATATGATGTTTATACCTCAATACAGGGGTATGAGGGGAGAGTAATTCAGGATTTGTACCATATAGATAAGTACGGAAGGCTGTTTCTGAAAATATTACTTTGCTTTATTTGCATAGCCCTGGTGCCAATTATTATTCTGGGCAGCTTTATCATGTTCTTTTCAAATACTGTTACAATAAGAAATGTACAAACACAAGTATTAAGTAATGTTGAAGCAGCAAGGGCCAGTCTTGAAAATACTATAAAAGAATATGCAGAAAGCCTGGAACTGTTTTGCATCGATCAGGAGGTTATTTTATCACTCAAGTATGGTGATAATAATCCTGAGTTCAGAAGAAGTATTTATCAAAAAATATCATTGGTAATGGCAGGGCGTTTTGATAAATCAATAATGTATGTGTTCAATAAAGATAATACTTTTTCTATTGCCACTAATAATATGCCCGTAGATTATGATCCTGTTTTATTTGAAAAATGGGGAGTATTCCGGCTTTTAAAGAATAATCCGTCAAGAGTGGTTTTGTTTCCCAACAGGTATACCAGCCCGGCTGATATACCCGTTTCACTTACCCTGGCAAGAGAAATACGGGATTCAGACAATGAAATTGTCGGATATGCTTTGATAGACCTGTCTGAAGAAGCCATAAAAGATGCTGTTTGTTTGAATAATAACTTTTTGCCTATCGGATATACGATATTTACAAAAAACTGTTATATTATATATGATGATTATTTCAGGGTTTTTGACGGAAATGTTTTTAACCTGGAATTCAGAGAATTGCTCCTGAAGCAGACTGTAACTCAAATAAAATATAATTATCAGGGACAGGAGCTAATTATTGCCGGTCAGAATAGCGGAGAAACAAACTTTATCCTAATTGGTACGACACCTGTTAATATGGCTATAAAGGGAAACAGGTATATTCAGATTATAACTATTATATTGTCACTTTTTTCGAGTTTACTCTGCATACTGGCTTCATATATTATCACGAGGAGTATTTCAAGACCTATAAATGATTTACTTGTAGTAATGAAACACGTTGAACAGGGAGATATGACTGTTCGTTCTAATATAAAACGAAATGATGAAATTGGTGCATTAAGCGATCAGTTAAACTATATGATAATGAAGGTTGATGAACTTTTTAAAAGAAACATTGAAAAGCAGGATTTATTGCACAAGGCAGAATTAAGTAATCTACAGGCTCAGATTAAACCTCATTTCCTGTATAACATGCTGGATTTGATTAAATGGCTTTCAAAATTCAAAAAGAACGATGAGATAGACAGTGTCATAATTAAGCTGGGCAATATATTAAGAAGCAATGTACATGCAGGGGAAGAAATGGTAACTGTTAAGGAGAGCATAGACCTGATTGAGGATTATCTTTCACTGCAAAAAATGAGATATTCGGATAAGCTGTCTGTAAGTATTTATGTTGATCCTTCAACAAACCTTTACA contains:
- a CDS encoding sensor histidine kinase; the encoded protein is MYHIDKYGRLFLKILLCFICIALVPIIILGSFIMFFSNTVTIRNVQTQVLSNVEAARASLENTIKEYAESLELFCIDQEVILSLKYGDNNPEFRRSIYQKISLVMAGRFDKSIMYVFNKDNTFSIATNNMPVDYDPVLFEKWGVFRLLKNNPSRVVLFPNRYTSPADIPVSLTLAREIRDSDNEIVGYALIDLSEEAIKDAVCLNNNFLPIGYTIFTKNCYIIYDDYFRVFDGNVFNLEFRELLLKQTVTQIKYNYQGQELIIAGQNSGETNFILIGTTPVNMAIKGNRYIQIITIILSLFSSLLCILASYIITRSISRPINDLLVVMKHVEQGDMTVRSNIKRNDEIGALSDQLNYMIMKVDELFKRNIEKQDLLHKAELSNLQAQIKPHFLYNMLDLIKWLSKFKKNDEIDSVIIKLGNILRSNVHAGEEMVTVKESIDLIEDYLSLQKMRYSDKLSVSIYVDPSTNLYKIPKLIIQPIIENAVIHGIEPKIKPGYINISVNKRSEKLEIRVEDNGIGMDAEVFKLSDVPKEKTSRLGTGLWNVYRRLKLHYGEQGEMQIFSNKDIGTTVVIRIPVIMEGHNANA